The DNA region ATCGGTATCGGCGCCGTCATCGGTGGCAGGGTGATTGATCATCTGGGGCTGGGTAACGTCGGTTTCGCCGCGGCCGGAATCATCCTGCTGGCGATCCTGCTGGCGTTGTGGCTGATCAAACGTGACCCCGGGCCGCTCGCCGCCTAAACGGTGTCGGTGAACAACTGGTTTCGAGCACTGTCGGCGATGGCGACCACGCCGGGGTGTTTGACCTTGCGCTCCACGGTGATGGCGTAGAACGACTCTGTCACCGCGTCGGTCTGGCCGATGAGCTGCACGTCGTACTGGCTCTGCACTTCATCGGCGATCACGCTGGGCGCGACGAAGATGCCGCTGCCGGATTTGCCGAAGGCCTTCATCAACGCGCTGTCGTCGAACTCGCCGATGATGCGTGGCTGGATTTTCTGTTCGGCGAACCAGCGCATGAGCCTGCCACGAACCACCGTTTCCGGCCCTGGAATCAACAGCGGCGCGCCATGCAGACAGTTTGGGAAGTCCGCTCCCACACGTTCGGCCACCTCGCGGGTGGCGAAAAAACTGACCCCGCACTCACCCAGCTTGTGACTATGGCCCTTGATATCCAGGTGTGGCGGCATCGGGCTGTCCGAGATCACCAGGTCCAGACGCTGGACGGCCAGGTCTGCGAGCAGCCGTTCCAGTTTGTCTTCCCGACAGGTAATCCGGATGGATTCCTGCAGATTCATGGTTGGTGAAATCAATCGATACACAATTGATTTAGGCACCACGTCCGCCACGCCGATACGAAACAGCAGTTGTTGTTCGTCAGGCTGTGAACGCAGCAGGTTTTCCAGCTCGTTGCCCAGTTGAAACATCTGCTCCGCGTAGGGCAGGGCCATGCGACCTGCTTCGGTCATTTCCAGTTGCCGCCCCACGCGCTGGAACAAGTCCACGCCCAGCGAGGTTTCCAGCAGGCTGATCTGCCCGCTGACGGTCTGGGCCGTCAGGTTCAGCTGCTCGCACGCGCGCACGATACTGCCGGTTTTGGCCACGACCCAGAAATAATGTAACTGCCGGTAATTGAGCATGGGTTTTTACCGATTCGTAAAAACCGAAGTATACGCATTATAAAATCGAATTTTCCTGATGTTTCAAAATGTATAGAGTCCTTGCCAACGCCGGTCCTTACGGAACATCTGGCCTTGAACATCGAGAGAAACCCATGAAAACATCCATTTACGCGGTACTGCTGAGCGGCTCGCTACTGGTAATGGCAGGATGCGATCAGATAGAGTCGTCCGGCAAACGAGCGCTTGATGCCGCCGCAGACACTGCAAAGCAGACAATTGAAGAAACACATCAGGCGGCCAACAAAGCGCTGGATGAGGCCAAACAGGAACTTTCCATTCTTGAGACGCCACCAAACAAGGCTGAAACCGAAAGCAAGTCCGA from Pseudomonas syringae includes:
- the nhaR gene encoding transcriptional activator NhaR translates to MLNYRQLHYFWVVAKTGSIVRACEQLNLTAQTVSGQISLLETSLGVDLFQRVGRQLEMTEAGRMALPYAEQMFQLGNELENLLRSQPDEQQLLFRIGVADVVPKSIVYRLISPTMNLQESIRITCREDKLERLLADLAVQRLDLVISDSPMPPHLDIKGHSHKLGECGVSFFATREVAERVGADFPNCLHGAPLLIPGPETVVRGRLMRWFAEQKIQPRIIGEFDDSALMKAFGKSGSGIFVAPSVIADEVQSQYDVQLIGQTDAVTESFYAITVERKVKHPGVVAIADSARNQLFTDTV